The Halobellus sp. MBLA0158 genome has a window encoding:
- a CDS encoding aminomethyl transferase family protein has product MDPAEIQASGNPVEVLRRKGGDYTDNFPVVPNEITNWRDEQRAVTETVSLANLSHHMTSLRVTGPDAEDLLRDLSVNSFENYEVGKAKQLVMCNPNGHIIGDGPMLKLAEDEYYSAGMLAANWVRYNVETGDYDVEVETEPRTSAQEGDPEKFVFQVQGPNARPVLEQVTDDDLDSIPFYNFDTIDLAGVETIALGHGMSTEFGFEFIGPFEKADQVREAIVEAGEDYGLRQLGSRAYHTLSVKLGWVPPGVPPLYNVDEMADYREWLDADSREATYSIDGSFVSEDISDYYMDPLELGYEKLISFDHDFVGREALEAKVEDPDRTLVSLAWEEDDVIDVYASLFREGPSNKYMELPRIGWGRANYDEVLKDGELIGLSHSRSYEYDVGTIISLCSIDVDHAEPGTEVTLVWGEEDSPNPKVERHEQTEITATVGEVPYSPDRRKGE; this is encoded by the coding sequence ATGGACCCTGCAGAGATTCAAGCGTCCGGTAATCCAGTCGAAGTGCTCCGCCGCAAGGGCGGCGATTACACGGACAACTTCCCCGTCGTTCCGAACGAGATCACGAACTGGCGTGACGAGCAGCGCGCCGTGACCGAGACCGTCTCGCTGGCGAACCTCTCGCATCATATGACCTCGCTCCGCGTCACCGGCCCCGACGCGGAAGACCTACTGCGTGATCTGAGCGTCAACAGCTTCGAGAACTACGAGGTCGGCAAGGCGAAGCAGCTGGTGATGTGCAATCCGAACGGTCACATCATCGGCGACGGGCCGATGCTCAAACTCGCCGAGGACGAGTACTACAGCGCCGGGATGCTGGCGGCGAACTGGGTGCGGTACAACGTCGAGACCGGGGACTACGACGTCGAGGTCGAGACCGAGCCGCGGACCTCCGCGCAGGAGGGCGATCCCGAGAAGTTCGTCTTCCAGGTCCAGGGTCCCAACGCCAGGCCCGTGCTCGAACAGGTGACAGACGACGATCTCGATTCGATCCCGTTCTACAACTTCGATACGATCGACCTCGCGGGCGTCGAGACCATCGCGCTCGGCCACGGGATGTCCACGGAGTTCGGCTTCGAGTTCATCGGCCCCTTCGAGAAGGCAGACCAAGTGCGGGAGGCCATCGTCGAGGCTGGCGAAGACTACGGGCTCAGACAGTTGGGATCGCGGGCCTACCACACGCTCTCGGTGAAGCTCGGATGGGTCCCTCCGGGCGTGCCGCCGCTGTATAACGTCGATGAGATGGCTGACTACCGCGAGTGGCTCGACGCCGATAGCCGAGAGGCGACCTACTCCATCGACGGAAGCTTCGTCTCCGAGGACATCTCGGATTACTATATGGACCCGCTCGAACTCGGGTACGAGAAACTCATCAGTTTCGACCACGACTTCGTCGGCCGCGAGGCGCTCGAAGCGAAGGTCGAAGATCCCGACCGGACCCTCGTCTCGCTGGCTTGGGAGGAAGACGACGTAATCGACGTCTACGCGTCGCTGTTCCGCGAGGGACCGAGTAACAAGTATATGGAACTGCCGCGAATCGGCTGGGGCCGCGCGAACTACGACGAAGTACTGAAAGACGGCGAACTGATCGGTCTCTCGCACTCGCGCTCGTACGAGTACGACGTTGGTACCATCATCTCGCTGTGTAGTATCGACGTCGATCACGCCGAGCCGGGCACGGAGGTCACGCTCGTGTGGGGCGAAGAGGACTCGCCGAACCCGAAGGTCGAGCGCCACGAACAGACCGAGATCACGGCCACGGTCGGCGAAGTGCCGTACTCGCCCGATCGACGGAAGGGCGAGTAG
- a CDS encoding IclR family transcriptional regulator gives MTNDAVKLRSVQRVSEIVELLQERGPMGTTEITEALDVPTSTAHDYLSTLYNLEYLVKIDGKYDLGLRLLDHGIAARDRHPIAREGKSTIEQLANATGEAAWLVTEEHGMGVYLDYALGEHAVQTHARIGTRSHLHYLASGKAILAHLSEERVDEIVDRHGFAQQTERTIDSREALSAELEATRERGYALNDQENVEGARAVGKAIIVDGEVVGAISIVGPANRLTDHQLKDGIVDQILGAANELELKLSQA, from the coding sequence ATGACAAACGACGCTGTGAAATTGCGTTCGGTCCAGCGCGTCTCCGAGATTGTCGAACTGCTCCAGGAGCGCGGACCGATGGGGACCACCGAAATCACGGAGGCGTTAGACGTGCCGACGAGCACGGCCCACGACTACCTCTCGACGCTCTATAACCTCGAATATCTGGTCAAAATCGACGGGAAGTACGACCTCGGTCTCCGACTGTTAGATCACGGCATCGCGGCGCGGGATCGTCATCCGATCGCCCGCGAAGGGAAATCGACGATCGAGCAGTTGGCGAATGCGACAGGCGAGGCCGCGTGGCTCGTCACCGAGGAGCACGGAATGGGCGTCTACCTCGATTACGCGCTCGGCGAACACGCGGTTCAGACCCACGCTCGGATCGGAACCCGATCGCACCTCCACTATCTGGCTTCCGGCAAGGCGATCCTCGCGCACCTCTCCGAGGAGCGCGTCGACGAAATCGTCGACCGCCACGGATTCGCACAGCAGACAGAGCGCACGATCGACTCCCGTGAGGCACTCTCCGCCGAACTCGAGGCGACGCGGGAACGCGGCTACGCGCTCAACGACCAGGAGAACGTCGAGGGGGCGCGTGCGGTCGGCAAAGCCATCATCGTCGACGGCGAGGTCGTCGGCGCGATCAGCATCGTCGGACCGGCGAACCGCCTGACCGATCACCAGCTGAAAGACGGCATCGTCGATCAAATCCTCGGTGCCGCGAACGAACTGGAATTGAAACTCAGTCAGGCGTGA